One part of the Artemia franciscana unplaced genomic scaffold, ASM3288406v1 Scaffold_1027, whole genome shotgun sequence genome encodes these proteins:
- the LOC136042291 gene encoding tigger transposable element-derived protein 1-like, whose amino-acid sequence MGKYTRKTTRGLHDQDLLRAAAMRVKSGLPLCKVSKEVGLPQSTMRRAVAKLDAAEDPQSVELATTFNFKSVFSANEEILLKDYMITAQHMHHGLTKKEAGQLAYEYAQAKGKNMPKNWTENKCAGKDWMNSFMSRLGLSLRSSKATSPARATSFNRTNVSEFFNNLEELLMKHKYPPNRIYNLDETGVTTVQKTPKVVAEKGSKQVGRITSAERGTLVTVVGFINAAGQSIAPFFVFPRVNWLQSFLNGTPPGSTGKCQPSGWMTAEIFPDMIRHLISQTSCSPTNRLLLIMDNHDSHISLSVVNLCRENGIDVLTLPPHCSQKLQPLDVAVYGPFKRYYNEAANSWMISNPNRRITIYEIGIFVGIAFPSAFVMENVLSGFQKTGIYPFNRNVFQDHDFLSAFVTDRPAPETSPMTGQSAVPSTSPGN is encoded by the coding sequence ATGGGAAAGTATACTAGGAAAACCACCCGCGGTCTCCACGACCAGGACTTACTGAGAGCAGCTGCTATGCGAGTTAAATCTGGTTTGCCGCTTTGCAAAGTTTCGAAAGAGGTTGGTTTGCCACAAAGCACAATGCGAAGAGCAGTTGCAAAACTCGACGCAGCAGAAGATCCCCAATCAGTGGAGTTGGCAACTACCTTCAACTTTAAAAGTGTGTTCTCAGCAAACGAAGAGATACTTCTGAAGGACTATATGATCACGGCACAGCACATGCATCATGGACTTACGAAAAAGGAAGCAGGTCAGCTTGCATATGAATATGCCCAGGCCAAAGGGAAGAATATGCCAAAGAACTGGACTGAAAATAAGTGTGCAGGAAAAGACTGGATGAATAGCTTTATGAGTCGTCTTGGGCTTTCCCTAAGGTCCTCCAAAGCGACAAGCCCTGCCAGAGCCACCAGCTTCAACAGGACGAATGTCAGCgaattcttcaataatttagaaGAGCTGCTTATGAAGCACAAGTATCCGccgaatagaatatataatcttgACGAGACTGGAGTAACCACCGTTCAGAAGACACCAAAGGTGGTTGCAGAAAAGGGATCAAAGCAAGTTGGACGCATTACTTCGGCTGAGCGAGGGACGCTGGTAACAGTCGTAGGGTTTATCAACGCAGCTGGCCAGTCGATAGCccctttctttgtctttccacGAGTGAACTGGCTTCAAAGTTTTCTCAATGGCACGCCCCCTGGAAGCACAGGAAAATGCCAGCCGTCTGGATGGATGACAGCCGAAATCTTCCCGGATATGATACGCCATCTGATCTCCCAAACCAGTTGCTCGCCCACAAATCGACTTCTGCTGATTATGGATAACCATGATTCGCACATCTCATTGAGCGTGGTTAATCTTTGCAGAGAAAACGGCATTGACGTCTTAACGCTTCCGCCACATTGCAGTCAGAAGCTGCAGCCTCTTGATGTTGCTGTTTATGGGCCATTCAAGCGATACTACAATGAAGCAGCTAACTCGTGGATGATTTCGAACCCAAACAGGAGGATTACCATTTATGAAATCGGAATATTCGTTGGAATCGCTTTTCCAAGtgctttcgtcatggaaaacgTACTAAGCGGGTtccaaaaaacaggaatataccCTTTCAATaggaacgttttccaagatcacgACTTTCTCAGCGCCTTTGTGACAGACCGACCAGCACCAGAGACGTCTCCCATGACAGGCCAGTCTGCAGTTCCATCAACCAGCCCTGGGAATTGA